TGTTTGCAGAACAATTGATCCAGCATTTTTTCAGTTGCACCAGACCAGCTGTCCAAAACTATGTCCATTAAGAATTGTTTATCTGTTACAAGAAATGAATAGTCTAGTTTCTAGTAGTCTAGTTTCTAGTCTAGTAGTTTCACATCTGCACAATTCACCGCTCTGGTTTTGCTCTTTCCGGTTCACAGGAATGTCCATATCAGTTAGGCAGAGGAATGAATGGGGAGGGAGAGTAAACTTGGTGTGACAGCCTCTAGTGGAAATAGAGTCCAGTTTATATATTGCCTTTCACTGAAACACAAGATGAGTTTCTTAAGTGTGGGAACCCCTGTCATGTGTGTCAAAGATTGGCATTTTGCTTGGCACCAGTATGAGCCTCTGAGATGCTACCAATGCCACTGGGCTGTCAGCATGGAAATAGGTGTGACAGACATGATTTACTCTCATTATTGCCTGCTAGACCCACATAGTGGGCCCAGCTGTCTCCCATTATGTCTGCCCAAGTACAACCtgtttctcttctcctctcccccctccccacattttgTTTGCTAGCACACCACACCTTCACAGTTagacatcacttttgtttttgtttgttttttcaactTGGGCCAAACAAGATTGCCAACTCTTGCTGTAAAATTAAATTTCTTGTGGCTGTATGTGTTGACTTTCAGAAACATTTACTTAAGCAACAGGATTTATGGCATTTTTAATgctattaataattttataaataataataaaagtataATATATGGAAAATATGAATAAAACAGCAATTCAACAAGAGCAAATAAAATTAGTGTTCCATTGATAAGCATAATTAAATTGATGGGCAAGTATGTAATAACATACAGAATTCAGGCTAATAatgaagtatttaaaatacttagaATTTGACTACTTAACAGCCCAAAGTGGAGCTCTATTTCATAGaccttttgttatttttcttcaaacttttaacatttttgtCTTGTTTTAGCAAATATTCAGTTTAAAGATGTGACATTTACTGCATATTCCATGGGATACCACATGTCACATCTTTAAACTGAATATGTAGTATTACTACATACTGCACTGCTAACTTTATAGTATCTTAATAAGGAGAGTTTATTGGTGTATGGATCTTCTGTTCTCTGTTGAAGTACCACATGTTGTCTTGCCATCTGCTCTTTTCCTCTATTATCtgccttgttttttgtttttaaatgtgacCTGCGGAGAGTCTCACGTCCACTTTGTCTGCTTCCTTGTTAATAACAAATCCTGGTTGTTTTTACACTAAAGTTATTAAAGTTTGTGAACTGCCGAAATTTTGTCACTGACTAAAACTGGGAGccaagttcgatcccagcagaagctgggttcaggtagccagctcaaggttgacccagctttccatcctttcaaggttgataaaatgagtacccagcttgttgcttgtaaagtgtagatgactgggcaaggcaatggcaaatcaccctgtaaaaagtctgatgtgatgtcaccccatggtaatgactcagtgcttgcataggGAATTACTTTTACCgttgccttttaaaaactgggtAGTGTGCTCTGTATTTGACAGTGAAATTTAAATTATTTGCCCCCTTACAAAATTAAATTGCCACTGCTAAGTTTTGTATTATCTTATGCTGTCCattcttttaaataaaacaaaaacagaattcTTGCTTGTTTACTTGAAAATAGATGGTACTGAAAATAGATTAAGTACTGAAGATTCTATTTTATCTTTCTATCTAGTGTGTCATTCTGCTCTGAGCATGCTCGCCGAAATGCTCTGGCACTGCAAGCTCAAATGAAGAAGTCCAATCCTAGCCCTGTTCGAGAGTCTCTCCTTTGTCAACTGAGCTCTTACGCCAAGTCAGAGTTGGGCTCCCAGACTGCAGAAAGCAGCCGCAGTGAGGCAAGTAGGATACTAGGTAAGTTGAATAGATGATGGAAGGTTTGGCAAACTTATGATTCCCATCATTAAATCAAGattgatttatttagaaaatttagaCCTGGTTGTTGTGGCTTACAACTAAAAGAGTATAGCCAAACAAACCAAGGCATAAAAACCTCATAAAACAAATATTGATCAGACCTAGCATCTTGTCTTCAACAGTGGCCGACTAGTAATTGTGAAGAACaaacaaaagaacataaaagCTCAAGTCTTCtactgatgttgcctccttgcactggtattcagaagtttactgccttggaatgtggaggttccctttagtcatcatggcttgTAGCTACTGGTAGTCCTATcccccatgaatttgtctaattccTTTTTAAAGCCATATTCCTATGGccaccactacatcctctggcagtgaattctacattttaatcacttgttgtttaatggaacaaagcagtagacaagtgtacctttaagaccaactaagttttattcagaatgtaagctttcgtatgctcttaattGTATAATGGagtatttccttttcctttcgtTCATCCTAAATCTACTGCTCaccaacttcattggatgcccccaGTATTTTGGGGGAGTGGTCCAATGATAATTTTATAAACATTTATAATCTCCACTtgactttttttttctaaaatgaaaaaTCCCAGGCTcttcagcttttcttcatagCAACAGTTCTCCTACCCCATAATTGTGGTTCCCCCACTTTTTCTAGCTCtctaatgtcctttttgagatatggtgactagaactgcacacagtattctaaatgaggctgcaccatagatccaTACAAAGTCATTATACTATTGACTGTCTTAAcattcagttcctttcctaataatcctcaaCATAGTTTGCCTTTTCCACTGCTGTGGCACCCTGGAttgatattttcattgagctatcgcTTGCAAGATCTTAGTATGTACTTTTGGGATTATTTGTTCCAATAGCCATCATCTTACACTTTCcaatgaacttcatttgccattttGTTGCCCAGTTAaccaatttgtggagatccttCTGGAGCTTTTCAGTCAGCCTCAGTTTTCACTGTCGTAATTttttgtcatctgcagacttggccacttctctGCTCACCCTCAGTTCCTGATAATTTGTGAGAAAATTAAATAGCACCAGCCTCTATAATTATTCTTGTGAGACTCTACCTCTTGCTTCTCTTCATTaagagaactgtccatttattcctactctatTTCCTTTTGTTTAACTAATTTTTAATCTGTTAAAGGACCCATCCTCTTATTCCATTACTGCTAAACtcactcaggagtctttggttgAAGTATcttgtaaaaaaaacccttgtgaaAGTCTAACTTTATCATGTCTATTGGGTCAACATTATTTatgtgcttgttcactttctcaaagaactccaagaaGTTGGTGAAGCAGGATTTGCCTTTTCAGAAGCCATAATGATTTGTCCTCAGCTGACTTTGAACTACTTCACTAGGTTGCTACAATGTGGCAACTTTATAACCTTTTTGAAAGAGAAAGACTGGCTACTTTGTTTTAGTTTTTATTTCTAAACatttataaatattttctgacAAGACCtgaacagcccaggctagcctggtctcatgagttcttggaagttaagcagggttggccttggatAAAATTTGGATGGAATATTAAGATTGTGAcattgaggcaggcaatggcaagccaccattgaatgtctcttgccctgaaaaccctatggggtcaccataagtcagcaaaAACAACAAGCAACAAATAAATATTTCTTGCAACTTTAAGTGTTACTTCAGATAAAAGTCTACAGATGTCCAGTTGCTACATCGTCTACGGTGTGAGAGTTATATAcagattgttttattttaaaaaaacttattgGAGGGATTGTATTGTTTCTCAGTACATGCTGTATAGTTTCTCAGTACATTATGTCAGCATTTTAACTTCAAGAAGTGCCTTATATCCACAGATACTTCTTTGTTTAATCCCAAATATTTGATTACAAGAAGTGCCTAAAGTACTGGATGGGTGAAATTGCATTTCTTACTTGTAGCATGGTTATTGCCTGCTTGGATCTAATAAAAAGAGTGAATAAGCAAAAGGGGTCAAATGACCAGGCTTATAATGGATTCAATGTATCATTTAATTCAAGCCATTCCTTAGGATAAGTGCCTAATCAGTCTAGCAGGATTTTTATTTAGCTTCGTATTTTTTTAAGTGTTCAGAGTTGTACAGCCTAGGTAGCTTGTGATATTTCTGGAAACTTGGAAATCATGAGGCTGGAAAATCTTTATTTCTTAAAATAAGTTTTCTCCAAATCCCCATAAGTTTGTCATATTCTGCATTTCTGTAGTTTTTCATTATGGAAAAACTTAAGCCTGGGGGTTTCTGCTGAATATGAGAACCAGAAAGATTACAGCCGAAGAGAAGGGTGCATATGTTGCTTATAGGTATTACGGTAGGTTACTTCATTCTGCTTTGGGTTATGTAATTCTTATTAGTACTGTATCTAAGTCAGATTTAAGATGTTTGGCTTGCTTTTAGGATTTCTGAGTGAAGCTCTTTATTGGTGATACTGCAGCAGACCATTATTTCACCATTCATGCCTAAATGAATAGATGCTGTACAAACAGGCACTTTGGACACTTTACAGATAGCTTTTCCTTGCTGTAGTTGGGCAGGCTTAGATCAGCATATGAAGACAGGTATGTGGTGGGTTTTATGGCAGGGATCTTGTGAGAGTTAGTGCTTTTAATGATTTAACAACTTTGAACAAACTGGTGGATTTCTGCCTTACAGTAAAGGGCATAGTCATACTGTTTTCCTTCTTGGTAGGACTAAGAAGGAATTGTCTTCTTGAGCCATGCTAATTTATTCTGATTCAAGTTGTCAGCCAACTTTCTCTAACAAATACCATGGGATTCTCTCCTTCAGATGAGGACAGCTGGAGTGACGGAGAACAGGAGCCTCTTACTGTGGATCAGACATGGAGAGGAGATCCTGACAGTGAAGCAGACAGCATTGATAGTGACCAGGAGGACCCGCTTAAGTGAGTTGTGTAATATAAGGTGATGCCTATATTAATTAGTGtggcaaggtaaaaaaaaattaggaattTGTTTTAAAGAAGCATTTTTCTGTTAATAGCATTCTTGCTGACAAAAAAGCTGTTGTTGATCTCAAAGCTTGAAAGTTAGTGCAACTTTATTTTTTCAGGGAAATGGTAGTATGTGGTACAGCATGCTAGACATGTGAATGAATAGGTGGTAGTTCATCCCTCTTCTGAAGCAGATCTAGACCTTCTCTGAAAATGCAGTATTTACTAAAGTATCCCTTTTTCCATGTGTTGACCCCCAGGTTATGAAGCATCTGAAATGAATTTATAGCTTAATTCTATCCCAAAGGCTTTAAGAAGGTAACAGGTGTTTAAAGGAAACATTTATAAATGATATGTTAAAATCTACACCTACCAAATTTGACTAATTGTGGCCAGTGAACAGCAGCTTAAATAAAGTTGCCAGTGCTTCCAAAAGACGTTCTGACTATAGAATGTCTGTAAGGGAGACACTTCAGTTCCACAATAACCCTCTGTACTCTGCTGTTGCCTGAATCTGCTGCACACATGGAACACTGGAGATTACATTATTGTTCATTCTTGCACTTGTTGGATTAGTGGGAAAATGTGTGTTAAGTCACTGCCAGGATACTGGCAATTGTATCCTTCATATGTTGCTGATTGCAAATAGTAATTACAGGCAAGCCCACAGATAGTACATTACTGGTCATCTTGCATATTATCATGCCCTAGATAATATGTGGGAAGTGCTTCTGGCTGCTATTGAAGCCCAACTCAGTGTGATGAATCCAGGCACATACTATGACTGAGGCATAGCTGTGGCCTCCACAACTTTCTGGGGTTCTGATGGGAAGCATATGCTGTTTACCTCTTTGCTGAAGCTTCGTCAAGTCCAGCATTCTTTCCCTTGAACATTTGATGAGAACGCTGAACAGTCTCAATAGATGGTGTCACAGCTATAAACAGTGTTCCAGATGAAAGCCACTGGGGTCTAGTTGATTGATTGCTTTGCTGTTGAATGGGTTTCTTTTGCTAGTTGTCTCTTCCCTATTGACTAGGAAGTATAAATTGTGAGTCAGTTTGCGTACTCATTAAATTGGATTTTCTGGCAGACATGCTGGGGTGTACACTGCTGAGGAAGTGGCGCTGATCATGAGAGAGAAGCTGATCCGACTGCAGTCTCTGTATATCGACCAGTTCAAACGGCTCCAACACCTCCTGAAAGAGAAGAAACGCCGGTACTTGCACAGCCGCAAAGTGGAACATGAAGCCATAGGTTAGTGTTCCCCACTGTTCCCTGCTTGATTGCTGTGAGGTAAGCTCAGAAGCCTTGCTAAAGCTAACCAGGAGCTTAGAGCGGTAATGTAAAGTAGGGTCAAGATGCATTTTCAAGACCTTTCAAAAATGACAAAGTTAACATGTTTTTATTCTTGCTGGGATGTCTGTATTAAGGATGCTTCCTTGTTGTCTTCCAGGCAGCAGCCTTCTGACAGGCCCAGAAGGACTTCTAGCTAAAGAACGTGAAAACCTAAAACGGCTGAAATACTTGAGACGATATCGACAGCGGTATGGTGTGGAAGCTCTTCTGCACCGGCAGCTGAAGGAGCGTAGAATGCTGGCTACTGAGGGTGCTGCTCAGCAGGTACTTGAATCAGACTGCACCTTATATGTTTAAATCCATCGCCTTGCTTTAGGGAAGGTAGAAATTGTGGGCTTAGGGATTTTCGCATTCCTTTGAAGGTAATAACGCATAAGAACTGGGGCTCTCACAGTGAATGACTGCTGATGTAATGATTATCAGCTAAGATATTTATGGCTCCCTATTCATAATCCAGTATGCACAGTGAGTTAAAAATTAGGGCAACTAACTCTTGACATCCACTGAACCAGTAAATGCTTTTCTACCTAAGTGCTATTTCTCTTGGACTCAGCATGATTTCATCTTGCCAGTTTCATCTTTTTAAGCTGTTTTTTCTATTAGTTGTGCATAAATATGGGAAAGATGTTACATTGATTCTTAGATGCATATTTTATCATTGAATTTAAGAGTCCATTCCTGTGTAAAGCTGTTCCACCAAATGTCTTGGAACATCATTCTTGTGCTTTGGTCTGTTTGTTTCAGGCACACACCACCCGTTCCAGCCAGAGATGTTTGGCCTTTGTGGATGATGTTCGGTGCGCCAACCAGTCTCTCCCAATGACAAGACACTGCCTTACACGTATCCTTTCATCTTCTTAGTTGTGTGGTTCAGTATTTCTGCCTATCTGACCATTTTAGAGCTGTAGTCACGAATTTCTGTTTTCTTGGCCCTGAATCAAGGCTGACAGTTTGTTGTAGCTGCTGGTTTCAAGCAGGAGCACAGATAGATGCCTTCCTGTGGTCTCTTGGCTGTTCCATATTTTTAGGATGGAACAGTCAATTCAGTTGGAAGCAACAACCAGGCCTCAAAAGGTTAAAATTAAAGCTTCATGCTGAAATAAGGCCCCTATTTATGAAAGTTTACAAATAGAGAGTTCTCCTAGAGTTCCTTCCTAATGTCAGTTTTTAGGAAACATATTGAAATCTATATTTATACTCTTTGATGTATTTAGATGTATTTTGTCAGAATTTAACCTTGGATAGGGAGCAATTCAAGGATAGTGTCACAAACCCACTCTGGGTTCTTGCGTGCATGTTGTGTGTTTGCTTGCCTGTAAAAGTGTTCTCTCTTCTTGTGCCACCAAGTTACAAATCCTAGCCTGTCACAGAACCAGCAACTTGGGGTACTGTGATAAGGATGCCTCTGAGCAAGTACGAAAGGGCAGAACTTTCCAATTGCTttgtccctccctctcccagggccatagccaggatttcaaatttggtggGGCACATAGCTAtgatttttgtttggggggggggccaggGAACCACCCGGTTTGGTGCCTGAGGCTCAGgcccaaaaaagagagagaacctCTTCCCACCTCGGCAGGCAACATGTTTGGGGGGGAGCCCATCTCTAGCCAGTGTCCCCCCTCTGGAATACATCTGCAGGAGGCAGGCAGACCTCCTTTCAGGCCCAGCTGCAGGACCTCAGGGGGATTTTCTCTCCTGTCCCCACCTTGCTGGACTATTGCTCCTGATCAGCTCTTCCTCCTCTTGTTGAGAAAGCTGTTGGAAAAACTGCACAGAactgaagccctccccccccccccccaggcagccaCCATCACTGAGAATGCACATTAGCCTGGCCTATGCTGACAGGGCTGACTAGCCACCCCACCAGAGCCATCTTCTCTTCCATCCCACCCCTCGTTGTTCACCTGCTGCATTCCCAAAATCTTCTGCAGTGAGGGTGGTGTTGCGATTGGAGGGCTGCCTGCAGGCTGAGTGCTTCAAAAAAGTGAAAAGGCAGTGGTGCGAGGCTTGATGGCAGCAGTGGGCAGTGCACAAGATTTGTAATTGGAAGTCGGGGCAACAGGGGACTGCTTGGTGGGGCTGGTAACTTGGCATTGGAGGTAAAGTGGTGGGGGCCCCACCAAAGCTATGGGCCTGCCCCTCTCCCCATGCATGCATGTTCTTAGCATATAAGAGCAGTCTAGACATGTGGGTAGGATTTAAATCAAAGTTTGCTTTCTTAGGAACAAAACTTTACTACTACAGGTTAAGCTAGAGCACATTCATGGAAAATAGCTGTCATATCTATTAAGTAAAGATCTAAGGAAAAGCGTAAGCATAAGACTAGCTAAGTTACAATACAAGACTTTGGTGgaacacacacatccccagacCCCATACTTCCAAGAGGATCCTGGGTCCCAGCATTTGGTTACAGCATCTAGGCATCTGAACGAAGAATCCACCTTCTAAACCTTTCTGTCTACTTTGGCAGGCACCTCCAATCCAGATTCAGTTCTTCCCTAGTCAGGCTAGATGTCACTTACTACACGTTCCATACCACAGGCCAAGTTATCCAACAGTCATCTATCCATCCCTCTTGGCAGGTAAGCTAAATAGCTATCTCCAAGCTGAAATCCACATCCTGCTTTCTTGGTCCTCTGGTGCATTTTATTGTCCTTCACTTGTGAAAATTCACTTGTCATGGTTTCAGGAACTCTTCAGTATGCTCCAAATCACCCTATATCTCGAAAAGAGCTACAGTCAGAGCTTTGACTACTGTTCTAAATTTAGATTTAGCATAACTCACACCCAGTGGCAAATCAGTATAATGACCAGGTGTTCATTTGGCAACCCAAATATAAATAACTAAGACTGCTGGTTGCGATGTGCAAAAGAAAATGTCTCCACTAAAAATTTATAAATTCTGTTTCTGTTGTGAAGCTAAGTGATGTTTGGCAGAAGTCCAGCATCATTTCCTTAGCACTGGATTGTTTTAGAGAGCAGGTAGCAAAATGCTAACTCAGGAAAGAGTCAGGACAAAAATAGAATCTGAGGTTCCTTTTGGAGGGGAGGTTCCACTCAGTTTTTTTGGCTGTGCCTTTTCAGACAGCAGAGTTGCAGTGCAGCTCTCCATCTCTGGAAGAGCATAACTAGAGTGGCTCAGGTGTCATGTCATGATTTGATTGGCGGCAAAAGCATTTTAGCGTTTCAAGGCATTGCAAGATAGACTGCAGCCTCAGAGCCATCATGGTTCTGGAGTGTTTGGTGACTATAGAGAAGTGCCTAAGGGAGAAAATGAAaaggctaaagctgaatccatgCAAACTGACCAGAGTTCTGGGAGAGGTATGTTTACCATCATTGTACAGTGTAATTGTGGTTCTGGTGGATTCAGTTGAGAGTCTGTGGGTGTACCTAGACCAGTCCTTGTTGAAGGAGAAGCTGGTCAATGGCGATGATAGGAATGCTTTCTTTCAGGTACGTTTTCTGGAATTTTCTACATGCCatgcaaatgctctaccactgaacaacctctgcttatgttcttatatgggaCCTCCCTGATTAGTTCTGTAATTCACAGGTTTTCCACCTAAACTATCCCTAGATCTTGGGCATTCATTTTCAGACCCCTGACATCTGTCTCATTTGGGAGGGGCTGTAGcttggtggtagagcatttgcttggcatgtagGAAGTCCCAGGTTTAGTCTGCAGCATATCCCGTTAAAAAGATCAAGTAGTAGGTCTGGAGTTGGAACTGAGCATGCCGACATGACCGATTTGAGCCTCAGTGAATATGCAGGTGGTATGAAAGCCTCTacttgagattctggagagcttctgccagtcttaGCAAGCAGTATTGACTTtagtggaccaatggtctgataagGAACCTtcatttattattaaattttcattttattattataagtttattattattattattattattattcatgtgTGTTCATCTAAGTCGGGGCTTAGGTGATGTTTCTAGTAGTCCTGATGTAGTGGAAATAGGAGCTCTGTTGGTACAAGAAGGGCTTTGTTCCACAAAGGCAAAGTAGTACTCCAGAGGATATTTGTAGGGTAATCGTGTGAGCCACACTTTCAGCCTTCTTTAGGCATTGCGAGATAGATAAACTTGCCACTATAGGGCCTCTGCAGGAGGGGCTGGgtcctctagtgcaggggtgtcaaactgatttgttatgagggccgaatctgacataaatgagaccttgtaaggccgggccatgcgtgtcataaaatgtaatgccaggtagcagagagataaactttataagggacacaaacacatatatatttaaaaacttaaacatgcttaaaacattaacacttgttggtcttaaaggtgctttctttgtatccagggaactgagcaaaggaagctctggctctttccttccctccccagggaccaggaaggggaggagcctcagccaatacaaagaagaaaggcttggctcagtagctttgctgtctgattgagagagcctggcaaagcaagctctccctccccccattcctctctaagggaggagcctcagctaatggagaaaatagaggttttggtctgtagctcctgtgtgattgagcaacccttgcaaagcaagctgatatgcagaaggaagcaaaaaggggggagagggaagcagataaaagccagttgctcaggagcctgataggagccctctgggaacctgattcagcccctgtgctgcatgtttgacacccctgctctggtaGTGTGGTTTGTCCCAAATCCTAATCTAAGATGTGTGCTGAACCTGCCTTAATATTCTTTTTCAGCCAGAAAATGTAAGAACTGACACTTTCTATCTTGTGTGATATTTTTTAGATATTTCTTTATATTAGATTCAGCTAAAGGTACAATTGGATGTCTTTCTGTCCTTTTTTTAAAGGGTGTTTCCCTCCCTCTATGGTGTATCCACATTAGGCTGCTGCTGTTTGGTTTTCTTTGTGGAAACCCTCCCAAAGACGTTTTTGTTCCTGATTCCTACATATGCAGAGGAGTGTTAACACATTACTGATTAGAAAAAGTCATAGATCCAACATTCTGTATTCTAACTTAAATCTAAACTGTTCTGGGTCTTTGTATAGACTTTACCACAACCCACAGACTTCATATTAGTATCCTGAGTGCCTTGTTTCATCCTTCAGTATACAAACATTTCCAAGCAAGAATAAACAAGTGTTCTGCCATTTCACATATCTTGTGTTTTCCCTTGCAGAGTTGTTACTTGAAGTAGCAAAATCCCAGATTGTCTGGTTTGCTAAATCTACATTGAACAATTCTGTTAATTGCTTATGGTTGGTGAGGGCTAAGCTTGTTGTTTTATACATTTTGCCACTTCCTTTAACTGCATCTTCAGATATTTGCCAGGACACCAATCAGCTTCTTTTTAAGTTATGTCAAGGGTCAGAAGAAGCACCCTGCAGCAAGCCAGTGCCTGTAAGCCTCTCTGAAGATCCCTGCTGCCCACTccatctccagctaccacctcaGATGTATGTCCCTGAACAGGTACTGTCTGTTCCCGAGGAGCTGGAAGCTGCTTCCACGGATCTGTACTTGAGCGCAGCTGAACTCCGGCCCACAGAGAGCTTGCCGCTGGAGTTCAGTGATGTAAGTGTATTGTAATGCAGCATCTGCCCACATCACTTCAGAAGGCACAATTACATCTGAACTGGGTAGGACTGCTTCAGTAGTGATGTGGGTTTGAAGATTTTTTAAGCAGTTTCCTGTCTGCAGATATCCAGTATATCAAAAAGAAGAGTTCTGGCTTAAGTTATACATGCTGGTTTTCACATACGGAGCCTTCAGAATACAGATAGGGGATCATGTCTTTGAAATGATACTTCCTTCTAGGAATAGAATTTTAGCATTTTTCTGTATCTTTTTAGGACAAGTGATTCTTGGTGCTTTAGAAAATTCTGCTTTTAGGGAATGAGACTAAATGTTGGGACCATGATCTTGTTATGTCTGCT
This region of Heteronotia binoei isolate CCM8104 ecotype False Entrance Well chromosome 13, APGP_CSIRO_Hbin_v1, whole genome shotgun sequence genomic DNA includes:
- the KANSL2 gene encoding KAT8 regulatory NSL complex subunit 2 isoform X2, which produces MNRIRIHVLPSSRGRLTPVPRPQEALLCAFAHRPCSQPRLEGHEFCIKHILEDRNAPFKQCSYISTKNGKRCPNAAPKPEKKDGVSFCSEHARRNALALQAQMKKSNPSPVRESLLCQLSSYAKSELGSQTAESSRSEASRILDEDSWSDGEQEPLTVDQTWRGDPDSEADSIDSDQEDPLKHAGVYTAEEVALIMREKLIRLQSLYIDQFKRLQHLLKEKKRRYLHSRKVEHEAIGSSLLTGPEGLLAKERENLKRLKYLRRYRQRYGVEALLHRQLKERRMLATEGAAQQAHTTRSSQRCLAFVDDVRCANQSLPMTRHCLTHICQDTNQLLFKLCQGSEEAPCSKPVPVSLSEDPCCPLHLQLPPQMYVPEQDLDVVGDGMQCPPSPLLSDASAAIENQLNKNVAETPKYLHVREESFQQGLLNQVSQPVRGSFSRKATSALESPSEPLSQHLVTSESGQEETEKEEPATNGNSEPSTFS
- the KANSL2 gene encoding KAT8 regulatory NSL complex subunit 2 isoform X1; amino-acid sequence: MNRIRIHVLPSSRGRLTPVPRPQEALLCAFAHRPCSQPRLEGHEFCIKHILEDRNAPFKQCSYISTKNGKRCPNAAPKPEKKDGVSFCSEHARRNALALQAQMKKSNPSPVRESLLCQLSSYAKSELGSQTAESSRSEASRILDEDSWSDGEQEPLTVDQTWRGDPDSEADSIDSDQEDPLKHAGVYTAEEVALIMREKLIRLQSLYIDQFKRLQHLLKEKKRRYLHSRKVEHEAIGSSLLTGPEGLLAKERENLKRLKYLRRYRQRYGVEALLHRQLKERRMLATEGAAQQAHTTRSSQRCLAFVDDVRCANQSLPMTRHCLTHICQDTNQLLFKLCQGSEEAPCSKPVPVSLSEDPCCPLHLQLPPQMYVPEQVLSVPEELEAASTDLYLSAAELRPTESLPLEFSDDLDVVGDGMQCPPSPLLSDASAAIENQLNKNVAETPKYLHVREESFQQGLLNQVSQPVRGSFSRKATSALESPSEPLSQHLVTSESGQEETEKEEPATNGNSEPSTFS